Proteins encoded in a region of the Apilactobacillus apisilvae genome:
- the topA gene encoding type I DNA topoisomerase yields MTTKTTKKRKRRSPKKKLVIVESPTKAKTIQKYLGRTYRVIASKGHVRDLPKSKMGVDIENDYEPHYISIRGKGDTIKELRSEAKKAKSVYLASDPDREGESIAWHLSHLLGLDEKDENRVAFHEITKDAVKEAFKHPRTIDMSLVDAQQARRVLDRLVGYSISPLLWKKVKKGLSAGRVQSIALWLIIQREREIKKFVPKEYWTIDADMKKDNDDFKASFYGLDSKKFEIENNDQVQSILGKVDKKKAFNVDSVVKKERKRQPQQPFTTSTMQQDANNKLNFKTGKTMMNAQQLYEGINIGKEGNQGLITYMRTDSTRISAIAKHEASSFLHENYGEDYAAIKPIKGKLPEGAQDAHEAIRPTSVHRTPASLKSYLTNDQYKLYNLIWCRFLASQMTPAIMDTMAVNMSQNGVDFKANGSKLKFDGFLKVYNRGKEKDNILPDIKKGDQVKMIKNNPDQHFTQPPARYSEAKLIHALEQNGVGRPSTYAPTLGTIQRRYYVKLVGRKFEPTELGEIVNDIIEKYFPDIINIDFTADLENNLDSIEEDKENWIKVVDMFYEPFSKEVSNAEKNMENVQIKDEPAGYNCEICGAPMVIKMGRYGKFYACSRFPDCRNTEAIVKKIGVTCPKCKKGEVIERKSKKNRLFYGCSRYPECDFVTWNKPIGRNCPKDGEYLVEKKIKGGIQVICPNGDYEENVQK; encoded by the coding sequence ATGACTACAAAAACAACAAAAAAGAGGAAAAGACGATCACCCAAGAAAAAATTAGTGATTGTTGAATCTCCTACTAAAGCTAAAACCATACAAAAGTATTTGGGAAGAACTTACCGTGTGATTGCTAGTAAAGGACATGTGCGTGACTTACCTAAAAGTAAAATGGGGGTTGACATTGAAAATGATTATGAACCCCATTATATTTCAATTCGCGGTAAAGGTGATACCATTAAGGAATTGAGATCAGAAGCAAAAAAGGCTAAAAGTGTTTATCTCGCTTCTGACCCTGACCGTGAAGGAGAGTCCATTGCTTGGCATTTATCCCATTTATTAGGATTAGATGAAAAAGATGAAAATAGAGTTGCTTTTCATGAAATTACTAAAGATGCTGTAAAAGAAGCTTTTAAGCATCCACGTACCATTGATATGAGTTTAGTGGACGCTCAACAAGCTCGTCGAGTATTGGATCGATTAGTAGGTTATTCAATTTCACCATTACTATGGAAAAAAGTTAAAAAAGGACTTAGTGCTGGACGTGTACAATCAATTGCTTTATGGTTAATTATTCAAAGAGAACGTGAGATTAAAAAATTTGTTCCTAAAGAATATTGGACAATTGATGCAGATATGAAAAAAGACAATGATGATTTTAAAGCTAGCTTTTATGGTTTAGATAGTAAAAAATTTGAAATTGAAAATAATGATCAAGTGCAATCTATTTTAGGAAAAGTTGATAAGAAAAAAGCTTTTAATGTAGATAGCGTTGTTAAAAAAGAACGTAAAAGACAACCTCAACAACCATTTACTACTAGTACAATGCAACAAGATGCTAATAATAAGTTGAACTTCAAGACTGGTAAAACTATGATGAATGCTCAACAATTATATGAGGGAATTAATATTGGTAAAGAGGGAAATCAAGGTTTAATCACTTACATGAGAACTGATTCAACTAGAATTTCTGCTATTGCCAAGCATGAGGCTTCTAGTTTTCTACATGAAAATTATGGTGAAGATTATGCTGCAATTAAACCAATTAAAGGTAAGTTACCTGAAGGAGCACAGGATGCCCATGAAGCAATTCGTCCAACATCTGTTCATCGAACTCCCGCAAGTTTAAAAAGTTATTTAACTAATGATCAATATAAACTATATAATTTAATTTGGTGCCGATTCTTAGCAAGTCAAATGACACCAGCAATTATGGATACAATGGCTGTTAATATGAGTCAAAATGGTGTTGATTTTAAGGCAAATGGTTCAAAACTTAAATTTGATGGATTTTTGAAAGTTTATAATCGTGGTAAAGAGAAAGATAATATCTTACCTGATATTAAAAAAGGCGATCAAGTTAAGATGATTAAAAATAATCCAGATCAGCATTTTACTCAGCCACCAGCCAGATATAGTGAAGCTAAATTAATTCATGCTTTAGAACAAAATGGTGTCGGCCGTCCATCAACTTATGCACCTACTTTGGGAACTATTCAACGTCGTTATTATGTAAAATTAGTTGGTCGAAAATTTGAACCAACTGAATTGGGTGAAATTGTAAATGATATTATTGAAAAATATTTCCCTGATATTATTAATATAGATTTCACTGCTGACTTAGAAAATAATTTGGATAGTATCGAAGAAGATAAGGAAAATTGGATTAAAGTAGTTGATATGTTTTATGAACCTTTCTCCAAGGAAGTTTCTAACGCCGAAAAGAATATGGAAAATGTTCAAATAAAGGATGAACCCGCTGGTTATAATTGTGAAATCTGTGGTGCACCCATGGTCATAAAAATGGGCCGGTATGGGAAGTTCTATGCTTGTTCCCGTTTTCCTGATTGTCGAAATACTGAAGCAATTGTAAAGAAAATTGGCGTTACATGTCCTAAGTGTAAGAAGGGTGAAGTTATTGAACGTAAATCTAAGAAAAATCGATTGTTTTATGGATGCTCAAGATATCCAGAATGTGACTTTGTTACTTGGAACAAGCCAATTGGAAGAAATTGTCCTAAAGATGGCGAATATTTAGTTGAGAAAAAAATAAAGGGTGGAATTCAAGTTATTTGCCCTAATGGTGATTATGAAGAAAATGTACAGAAATAA
- a CDS encoding YozE family protein: MMKTFYQFLMTERNSGSFEPVEQFANNAFYDQSFPKQSVYYDEISEYLEENANYLPSMTIFDEAWQMYQDSNS, from the coding sequence ATAATGAAAACTTTTTATCAGTTTTTAATGACTGAACGTAATTCTGGGAGTTTTGAACCTGTTGAACAATTTGCTAATAATGCATTTTATGATCAGTCATTTCCTAAACAATCAGTTTACTATGATGAAATTTCTGAATATTTAGAAGAAAATGCAAATTATTTACCCAGTATGACTATTTTTGATGAAGCCTGGCAAATGTATCAAGATTCTAATAGTTAA
- a CDS encoding GDSL-type esterase/lipase family protein: MNTKKIIKLILGLFFLFVLICGGFYVYKSVKSDTSHHYNNKKVTFVALGDSLTQGVGDTNNQGGYVGRIKNKLIKYDNAKVSVRNYGIAGQRSDQINERLLNNTDKLATNVKHANSIFLSAGGNDLLQTLQKNALVNDKDKFSISMNKSLNQYKNNLNSLIQHLRQVNKKSPIYIFSVYNPVYVYFPNVHAISEYVDKYNSVTSEIVNKQKKMHFVNINDLSYGQYKTESQRDKLAKDNNNDIDPLSIAKLYDDKSELNDYLSTKDHFHPNNLGYDFMTDKLFNSMQKYNDWYYIGS, encoded by the coding sequence ATTAACACGAAAAAAATAATAAAACTTATATTAGGTCTTTTCTTTCTATTTGTATTAATTTGTGGTGGGTTTTATGTATATAAAAGTGTTAAGTCAGATACTAGTCACCATTATAATAATAAAAAAGTTACTTTTGTTGCCTTAGGAGATTCTTTAACTCAAGGTGTTGGTGATACAAATAATCAAGGCGGTTATGTAGGTAGAATAAAAAATAAATTGATTAAGTACGATAATGCTAAAGTTTCCGTTCGCAATTATGGAATCGCTGGCCAACGTAGTGATCAAATTAATGAACGCTTATTAAACAATACGGATAAACTTGCAACTAATGTTAAGCATGCTAATTCAATATTTTTAAGTGCTGGTGGGAATGATTTACTTCAGACATTACAAAAGAATGCATTAGTTAATGATAAGGATAAATTTAGTATAAGTATGAATAAAAGTTTAAATCAATATAAAAATAATTTAAATTCTTTAATTCAACATTTACGTCAAGTTAATAAGAAATCACCAATTTATATTTTTAGTGTTTATAATCCTGTTTATGTTTATTTTCCTAATGTTCATGCAATTAGTGAGTATGTTGATAAATATAATTCAGTAACTTCTGAAATTGTTAATAAACAAAAGAAAATGCATTTTGTTAATATTAACGATTTATCTTATGGTCAATATAAAACTGAGTCCCAAAGGGATAAACTAGCTAAAGATAATAATAATGATATTGATCCTTTATCAATTGCAAAACTTTACGATGATAAAAGTGAACTGAATGATTATCTATCAACCAAAGATCACTTTCATCCTAATAATTTAGGTTATGATTTTATGACTGATAAATTATTTAATTCAATGCAAAAATATAATGATTGGTATTATATAGGGAGTTGA
- a CDS encoding YpmS family protein, with product MHKSHKFNIFKYLFFILIILLIAGFGYLWLQIHGSTINDYGQNKTNNDETPISVSLNKKQINTLSSYYLKNFDKHNNDSMNYKFILSDKAYVYGDIKILGSKVNYVLAMTPKMLDDGNIELDTNSLEIGHLDIPAKFVIAYVSKKYHIPNWIELNSKESKIILHLNRLGGKNKVSYQADKIDMNGNGNFIFKALVPNN from the coding sequence TTGCATAAATCTCACAAGTTTAATATATTTAAATATTTATTTTTTATTTTAATTATTTTATTAATTGCTGGATTTGGGTATCTTTGGCTGCAAATTCATGGATCAACCATTAATGATTATGGGCAGAACAAAACAAATAATGATGAAACACCAATTTCCGTTTCATTGAACAAAAAACAAATAAACACGTTATCTTCATATTATCTTAAAAATTTTGATAAACATAATAATGATAGTATGAATTATAAATTTATTTTAAGTGATAAGGCTTATGTGTATGGGGATATTAAAATTTTGGGTTCAAAAGTTAATTATGTGTTAGCGATGACTCCTAAAATGTTAGATGACGGTAATATTGAACTAGACACTAATAGCTTAGAAATTGGCCATTTAGATATTCCAGCTAAGTTTGTTATTGCCTATGTAAGTAAAAAATATCATATTCCTAATTGGATCGAATTAAATAGTAAAGAAAGTAAAATTATTTTACATTTAAATCGTTTAGGTGGTAAAAATAAGGTATCATATCAAGCAGATAAAATTGATATGAATGGTAATGGTAATTTTATATTTAAAGCATTAGTCCCTAATAATTAG
- the dprA gene encoding DNA-processing protein DprA: protein MKLRNLLLKLKLTPGFGIKSQYRFYKYLNFKYKEIPNEIIIDAESIAKVTNLSKKSTKIFINSFKSKNLDDNFIYHLNHVKFISIFDDEYPINLRESYLPPIVLFYFGDLSLLNTKKLGIVGARKCTDYSFTILNKIVPTVVNSNITIVSGLADGVDKLSHQCTIANEGNTIAVIGTGLDVYYPKKNEQLQRTIAISNLLISEYPVGSKPLRFHFPERNRIIAGLVDALTVIEAKHKSGSLITANLALQNNRDVLAIPGRIDSELSIGCNELILAGAKPVLSAKDILEEFQYK from the coding sequence ATGAAATTACGTAATTTATTATTAAAGTTAAAATTGACACCAGGTTTTGGAATTAAATCGCAATATCGATTTTATAAATATTTGAATTTTAAATACAAAGAAATACCTAATGAAATAATTATCGATGCTGAATCAATTGCTAAAGTTACAAATCTTTCTAAAAAAAGTACTAAAATATTCATTAATTCTTTTAAAAGCAAAAATTTAGATGATAATTTTATTTATCATTTAAATCATGTTAAATTTATTTCGATATTTGATGATGAGTATCCAATAAATTTAAGGGAATCTTATCTGCCACCAATTGTACTTTTTTATTTTGGAGATTTGTCATTACTAAATACTAAAAAATTAGGAATCGTTGGTGCTAGAAAATGTACAGATTATTCTTTTACAATTTTAAATAAAATAGTTCCCACAGTGGTCAATTCAAATATCACAATTGTTTCTGGACTAGCCGATGGGGTTGATAAATTAAGCCATCAGTGTACTATTGCTAATGAAGGTAACACCATTGCAGTGATTGGAACTGGACTTGATGTTTATTATCCAAAAAAGAACGAACAATTACAAAGAACCATAGCTATTAGTAATTTATTAATTAGTGAATATCCAGTGGGAAGTAAACCACTACGATTTCATTTTCCAGAAAGAAATCGTATAATTGCTGGATTAGTTGATGCTTTAACTGTAATTGAGGCAAAACATAAGTCTGGTAGTTTAATTACTGCTAATTTAGCGTTGCAAAACAATCGCGATGTTTTAGCAATTCCCGGTAGAATTGATAGTGAATTATCAATAGGGTGTAATGAGCTTATTTTAGCTGGAGCTAAGCCTGTTTTGTCTGCTAAAGATATTTTAGAAGAATTTCAATACAAATAA
- a CDS encoding ribonuclease HII, translating into MNNQLSIKKITELLSNANSLSDSIFNEYQLDSRKGVQLALKRRKKHLLKIHDEKVDFHKRLRYENHFWNNGIKYVAGVDEVGRGPLAGPVVTAAVILPNDFELYEVNDSKKLSPKKRLELSELIKQNALYYNIGIASNKIIDQINIYEATRSAMKDAIDGLSVTPKEIIVDAMNIDVPIHQTRLIKGDAKSASVSAASIIAKVYRDNLMDEYNNQYPEYDFNHNSGYGTKNHLYALKKYGATPIHRKTFKPVSDIIGD; encoded by the coding sequence ATGAATAATCAACTTTCAATAAAAAAAATAACTGAATTGCTTTCTAATGCTAATAGTTTATCAGATAGTATTTTTAACGAATATCAACTAGATTCACGAAAAGGTGTTCAGCTTGCACTTAAACGTCGAAAAAAACATTTGTTGAAAATACACGATGAAAAAGTTGATTTTCATAAACGCTTAAGATATGAAAACCATTTTTGGAATAACGGAATAAAATATGTTGCTGGTGTTGATGAGGTTGGAAGAGGGCCTTTAGCAGGCCCAGTCGTAACAGCTGCAGTTATTTTACCAAATGATTTTGAATTATACGAAGTTAATGATTCTAAGAAGTTGTCACCCAAAAAACGATTAGAACTATCTGAACTTATTAAACAAAATGCTTTATATTACAATATTGGTATTGCTTCTAATAAAATAATTGATCAAATTAATATTTACGAGGCAACTAGGTCTGCTATGAAAGATGCCATTGATGGTCTATCAGTAACTCCAAAAGAAATTATTGTGGATGCAATGAACATTGATGTGCCTATTCATCAAACTAGATTAATTAAAGGTGATGCTAAAAGTGCAAGTGTTTCAGCAGCTAGTATTATAGCTAAAGTGTATCGAGATAATTTGATGGATGAATATAATAATCAATATCCAGAATATGATTTCAATCATAATTCAGGTTATGGGACCAAAAATCATCTATATGCATTAAAAAAATATGGAGCAACTCCAATTCATCGAAAAACTTTTAAACCAGTTTCTGATATTATAGGTGATTAG
- a CDS encoding ABC-F family ATP-binding cassette domain-containing protein — MQTLRVENLTKTYGEKTLFKDLNFIINEHDRIGLIGTNGSGKTSLLNVISGLDHDSTGDIITSKTYTIGYLKQQPELDESLTVLDAVFAGSQDIFNTIRYYEHTLDIYAKNPDDEKAEHQYLSAEAKMNEEDAWNAESDVKTILTQLKINDMNQKVSTLSGGQKRRVGLAQVLIQSPDLLILDEPTNHLDFDSIDWLQDLLAKYKGALLFVTHDRYFLDNIANNIWELSFGNLYEYEGNYEKYVQQKAERVDYEVNAEHKKQRLYKQELAWMKKGAKARSTKQQARINRFNDLKNDVGNLQTDDDVDITLGQHRLGKKVIELKDNYLNLDNKKILDDFSFLIQRNERIGISGENGAGKSSLLNVIAGKLQPDSGTVEVGETVKMAYYTQQTEKIPDDKRVIKYLTDVGENVTDNTGNKISVTDLLEQFLFPKFMHGTLIRKLSGGEKRRLYLLKLLMQQPNVLLLDEPTNDLDISTLTVLEDYIKGFAGTVITVSHDRYFLDKVANKLLIFDGNGKIEQHVGLFTDYLSGLKNNSDNNQSQKNEKTNYNEQKATNDDKKTKTKLTYAEQIEFDGLEDEIDKLDSKTSELQSEMQNYGDDYDKLADLQSQVDDLNKKSNEKMQRWEYLSQFAE; from the coding sequence ATGCAAACTTTAAGAGTAGAAAATTTGACCAAAACCTATGGTGAAAAAACGCTTTTTAAAGATCTTAATTTTATTATTAATGAACACGATCGAATTGGTTTGATTGGAACTAATGGAAGTGGAAAAACTTCTTTATTAAATGTTATTTCCGGATTAGATCATGATTCTACTGGTGACATTATCACATCTAAGACCTATACGATAGGTTATTTAAAACAACAACCTGAATTAGATGAGTCATTAACTGTGTTAGATGCAGTTTTTGCAGGAAGCCAGGATATCTTTAATACAATTAGATATTACGAACATACATTGGATATTTATGCTAAAAATCCTGATGATGAAAAAGCCGAACATCAATATTTATCAGCTGAAGCTAAAATGAATGAAGAAGATGCTTGGAATGCTGAAAGCGACGTTAAGACAATTTTAACTCAACTAAAAATTAATGATATGAATCAAAAAGTATCAACCTTATCTGGTGGCCAAAAACGTCGTGTTGGATTAGCACAAGTATTAATTCAATCACCTGATTTATTAATTTTAGACGAGCCCACTAACCATTTGGATTTTGATTCAATTGATTGGTTACAAGATTTATTGGCTAAATATAAGGGTGCTTTATTATTTGTAACCCATGATCGTTATTTCTTAGATAATATTGCTAACAATATTTGGGAATTATCGTTTGGTAATTTGTATGAATATGAAGGTAACTATGAAAAATATGTTCAACAAAAAGCTGAACGAGTAGATTATGAAGTCAATGCAGAACATAAAAAGCAAAGATTATATAAACAGGAATTAGCATGGATGAAAAAGGGCGCTAAGGCCCGTTCCACTAAGCAACAAGCTCGAATTAATCGCTTTAATGATTTAAAAAATGATGTTGGTAATTTACAAACGGATGATGACGTCGATATTACTTTAGGACAACACCGTTTGGGTAAGAAAGTTATTGAATTAAAGGACAATTATTTAAATTTAGATAATAAGAAGATTTTAGATGACTTTAGTTTTTTAATTCAAAGAAATGAACGAATTGGTATTAGTGGTGAAAATGGTGCTGGAAAGTCATCATTATTAAATGTTATTGCTGGGAAATTACAACCAGATAGCGGAACTGTTGAAGTCGGTGAAACCGTTAAAATGGCTTATTATACTCAACAGACGGAAAAAATCCCTGATGATAAACGAGTAATTAAATACTTAACTGATGTTGGAGAAAATGTTACGGATAATACGGGTAATAAAATTAGTGTTACTGATTTATTAGAGCAATTTCTTTTCCCTAAGTTTATGCACGGTACTTTGATTCGTAAATTATCTGGTGGGGAAAAACGTCGGCTATATCTTTTAAAATTGTTAATGCAACAGCCTAATGTTTTATTATTAGATGAACCCACTAATGATTTGGATATTTCTACTTTAACCGTCTTAGAAGACTACATTAAGGGTTTTGCTGGAACTGTTATTACAGTTTCACATGATCGTTACTTTTTAGATAAGGTTGCTAATAAACTCCTTATTTTTGATGGTAATGGTAAAATAGAACAACATGTGGGCTTATTTACCGATTATTTATCAGGATTGAAAAATAACTCTGATAATAATCAATCTCAAAAAAATGAAAAAACAAATTATAATGAGCAAAAAGCAACCAATGATGATAAAAAAACAAAGACTAAGTTAACTTATGCTGAACAGATTGAATTTGATGGTTTAGAAGATGAAATTGATAAATTAGATAGTAAAACATCTGAATTGCAATCAGAAATGCAAAACTATGGGGATGACTATGATAAGTTAGCTGACTTACAATCTCAGGTTGATGATTTAAATAAAAAATCAAATGAAAAAATGCAACGATGGGAATATTTAAGCCAATTTGCAGAATAG
- a CDS encoding thymidylate synthase encodes MLEDTYLNLARYILENGHQKGDRTGTGTISTFGYQMRFDLSKGFPLLTTKKVPFGLIKSELLWFLRGDTNIKFLLEHKNHIWDEWAFKTFVESSDYDGPDMTDFGRRANEDKDFKKIYLAEKKKFCQKILEDDKFAEKYGDLGSVYGSQWRHWKTSTGNTIDQIKNVISQIKTNPNSRRLIVSAWNPEDIPLMALPPCHTMFQFYVNDGKLSCQLYQRSADVFLGVPFNIASYALLTSLIAKECGLKPGEFIHTLGDAHIYSNHIEQVKTQLDRKPYSAPKLWLNPDKDSIFDYDMDDIKVVDYNHHDPIKAPVAV; translated from the coding sequence ATGCTTGAAGATACTTATTTAAATTTAGCAAGATATATTTTAGAAAATGGTCATCAAAAAGGAGATCGTACAGGTACAGGTACAATTAGTACTTTTGGATACCAAATGAGATTTGATTTAAGTAAGGGATTTCCATTGTTAACAACTAAAAAAGTTCCTTTTGGATTAATTAAAAGTGAACTATTATGGTTTCTACGTGGTGATACTAATATTAAATTTTTACTAGAACATAAAAATCATATTTGGGATGAATGGGCATTTAAGACTTTTGTTGAGTCTTCAGATTATGATGGACCTGACATGACTGATTTTGGTCGTCGTGCCAATGAAGACAAAGATTTTAAGAAGATTTATTTGGCTGAAAAGAAAAAGTTTTGTCAAAAAATTCTTGAAGACGATAAATTTGCCGAAAAATATGGTGATTTAGGGTCAGTTTATGGTAGCCAATGGCGTCATTGGAAAACTTCAACTGGAAATACTATTGATCAAATTAAAAATGTAATTTCACAAATAAAAACAAATCCAAATTCTAGAAGATTAATTGTTTCTGCATGGAATCCAGAAGATATCCCTTTAATGGCTTTACCACCATGTCATACAATGTTCCAATTTTATGTTAATGATGGTAAATTAAGTTGCCAATTATATCAACGTTCAGCTGATGTATTTTTGGGTGTACCATTTAATATAGCTAGTTATGCATTACTAACATCACTAATTGCAAAAGAATGTGGTTTAAAGCCAGGTGAATTTATTCATACTTTAGGTGATGCACATATTTATTCTAACCATATTGAACAAGTTAAAACGCAGTTAGATAGAAAACCATATTCAGCACCTAAATTATGGTTAAATCCTGATAAAGATAGTATCTTTGATTACGATATGGATGATATTAAAGTTGTTGATTATAATCATCATGATCCAATTAAAGCTCCAGTAGCTGTATAA
- the ylqF gene encoding ribosome biogenesis GTPase YlqF: MIQWFPGHMAKAIRQFEENIHLVDIVFELVDARCPYSSINPEVYRISKEKPRLMILTKADLANPNFTNQWLKYFKNQGYAAISVDSKNNTTGNYITKVVKNLLKDKISASKNKGIENKIIRAICVGVPNVGKSTLLNQIVKRRAAQVGNRAGVTKGQQWLRSSKDLELLDTPGILWPKFKDQTVANKLALTGAVKDSIYASDDVALFALEFFREHNREGLMKRYRLNENDMELNNVDLLLKITQNIGMRDDYEQASMRLILDSRKGKLGNFTLDNVEELSKDEGNE, encoded by the coding sequence ATGATTCAATGGTTTCCTGGACATATGGCTAAAGCCATCAGACAATTTGAAGAAAACATACATTTAGTTGATATTGTTTTCGAATTAGTAGACGCACGTTGTCCATATAGTTCAATTAATCCAGAAGTATATAGAATAAGTAAGGAAAAACCTCGTTTAATGATTTTAACGAAAGCTGATTTGGCTAATCCTAATTTTACCAATCAATGGTTAAAATATTTTAAAAATCAAGGTTATGCTGCCATTTCTGTAGATTCTAAAAATAATACAACTGGTAATTATATTACTAAAGTTGTTAAGAACTTATTAAAAGATAAAATTAGTGCTAGTAAAAATAAAGGAATAGAAAATAAAATCATTCGTGCAATTTGTGTTGGAGTGCCTAACGTTGGTAAGTCAACCTTATTAAATCAAATTGTTAAACGCCGTGCGGCCCAAGTAGGTAATCGTGCGGGTGTTACTAAAGGTCAACAATGGCTTAGATCTAGCAAAGATTTAGAATTACTAGATACACCAGGAATTCTATGGCCAAAATTTAAAGATCAAACAGTTGCTAATAAATTAGCTCTAACGGGTGCTGTTAAAGATAGTATCTATGCTAGTGACGACGTTGCTTTATTTGCATTAGAATTTTTCCGCGAACATAACCGAGAAGGATTAATGAAACGCTATCGATTAAATGAAAACGACATGGAATTAAATAATGTAGATTTATTGTTGAAAATAACTCAAAATATCGGGATGCGTGATGATTATGAACAAGCATCGATGCGTTTAATTTTAGATAGTCGTAAGGGAAAATTAGGCAATTTCACGCTAGATAATGTTGAAGAATTATCTAAGGATGAAGGCAATGAATAA
- a CDS encoding DegV family protein has protein sequence MSKIKIVTDSTAGLTDEEIVKYDINIVPLSVMIDGTVYTERETITNEEFYEKMKNTNSLPKTSQPPLGKFIDMFDKLGSDGSEVLSINLDSELSGTYKTACEAARLSKANVKVIDSLTTDRALAFQVIKAAQLSLDGENDIDKIINNINKVRDNTKLYMGIINLDNIVKGGRLRPWAGAITNLLNIKIAIQLINGKININSKGRGIKSIHNYFKKHVYPEMSQTLKDNSINSIGISYVGETEFIDQIRDEIHEICPDVKIVMRETVPIIATYGGLGAFALMYYSE, from the coding sequence ATGTCAAAAATAAAAATTGTTACTGATTCAACGGCTGGATTAACCGATGAAGAAATTGTTAAATATGATATTAATATTGTTCCTTTATCGGTAATGATTGATGGTACTGTTTATACAGAACGTGAAACCATTACTAATGAAGAATTTTATGAAAAAATGAAAAATACTAATTCATTACCTAAGACGAGTCAGCCACCTCTAGGTAAATTTATAGACATGTTTGATAAATTGGGATCTGATGGCAGTGAAGTCTTGTCAATTAATTTAGATAGTGAGCTTAGTGGTACTTATAAAACAGCTTGTGAAGCTGCTCGTTTATCTAAAGCTAACGTTAAAGTAATTGATAGTTTAACAACTGATCGAGCCTTAGCATTTCAAGTTATTAAGGCTGCACAATTATCTCTAGATGGTGAAAATGATATTGATAAAATAATTAACAATATTAATAAAGTCCGTGATAATACTAAATTATATATGGGAATTATTAATTTAGATAATATCGTTAAGGGTGGTCGATTACGGCCATGGGCTGGTGCAATTACTAATTTATTAAATATTAAAATTGCTATTCAACTAATTAACGGAAAAATTAATATTAACTCTAAAGGTCGAGGAATTAAGTCAATTCATAATTATTTTAAGAAGCATGTGTATCCTGAAATGTCTCAGACTTTAAAAGATAATAGCATTAATAGCATTGGGATTTCTTATGTAGGAGAAACTGAATTTATTGACCAAATTAGGGATGAAATTCATGAAATTTGTCCAGATGTAAAGATTGTTATGCGAGAAACCGTACCCATTATTGCTACTTATGGTGGTTTAGGGGCATTTGCACTTATGTATTATAGTGAATAA
- a CDS encoding dihydrofolate reductase translates to MISYLWAESKGHIIGSNGTLPWNLPSDMHYFKATTTGNVILAGKRTYESFGRPLPNRLNVVLTHTSKDDFPKNVKVFNNVNEFLSFSKDNQDKEIFVVGGAQIFKLLLPYVDFLYRTVIDYKFSGDTVMPDINYNDFKLIKSVDGKMDDKNIYPHTFEVFKRK, encoded by the coding sequence ATGATTTCTTATTTGTGGGCAGAATCTAAAGGTCACATAATTGGTTCAAATGGTACATTGCCATGGAATTTGCCAAGTGATATGCATTATTTCAAAGCAACAACTACTGGTAATGTTATTTTAGCTGGTAAAAGAACTTATGAAAGTTTTGGTAGACCATTACCTAATCGCTTAAATGTTGTATTGACACATACTAGTAAAGATGATTTTCCCAAAAACGTTAAAGTTTTTAATAATGTGAATGAATTTTTATCTTTTTCTAAAGATAATCAAGACAAAGAAATTTTTGTTGTTGGTGGGGCTCAAATATTTAAATTGCTTTTGCCTTATGTTGACTTCTTATATCGCACAGTTATCGATTATAAATTTTCAGGTGATACGGTGATGCCTGATATTAATTATAATGATTTTAAGTTAATTAAGAGTGTTGACGGTAAGATGGATGATAAAAATATTTATCCACATACTTTCGAGGTTTTCAAAAGAAAATAA